Proteins from one Enterobacter bugandensis genomic window:
- a CDS encoding SDR family oxidoreductase: MGRLTDKYTLITGGTSGIGLATAQAFIAEGARVAVTGRNPDTLAEAERILGDKAWVIPTDAGDIASQKALAETLAARWPRLDAVFLNAGDVTHAPLEAWQEDAWDRLMGINLKGPFFLIQALLPLLNNPSSVILCGSVSARIGLPTSSVYAASKAALLSLARTLSAELLPRGIRVNGLSPGPVETPAFTKTGLSEETLNAMMAEIIKLVPLGRMGSTTELAKAALYLASDESSYTVGTELLVDGGMGSL; this comes from the coding sequence ATGGGTCGTTTAACCGATAAATATACGCTGATTACCGGCGGTACCAGCGGCATTGGTCTTGCCACCGCGCAGGCGTTTATCGCCGAAGGGGCGCGCGTCGCCGTGACCGGACGCAACCCGGACACCCTCGCCGAAGCAGAGCGCATTCTGGGCGATAAGGCCTGGGTGATTCCAACCGACGCAGGCGATATCGCGTCGCAAAAAGCGCTGGCGGAAACTCTCGCCGCTCGCTGGCCACGCCTGGACGCAGTGTTTCTCAACGCTGGCGACGTGACGCACGCGCCGCTGGAAGCCTGGCAGGAGGATGCGTGGGACCGCCTGATGGGCATCAACCTGAAGGGCCCGTTCTTTTTAATTCAGGCGCTGCTGCCGCTGCTGAATAACCCGTCGTCGGTGATCCTCTGCGGCTCCGTGAGCGCACGCATCGGCCTGCCCACCAGCAGCGTGTATGCCGCGAGCAAGGCCGCCCTCCTGTCGCTGGCGCGCACGCTGTCGGCGGAGCTGCTGCCGCGCGGGATCCGCGTCAACGGGTTGAGCCCCGGTCCGGTGGAAACGCCGGCATTTACGAAGACGGGCTTAAGCGAAGAGACGCTTAACGCGATGATGGCGGAGATCATCAAGCTGGTGCCGCTCGGCAGAATGGGCTCGACGACGGAGCTGGCAAAAGCCGCGCTCTATCTGGCGTCCGACGAGTCGAGCTACACGGTAGGAACGGAGCTGCTGGTGGACGGCGGAATGGGGAGTCTGTAA
- the rutD gene encoding pyrimidine utilization protein D translates to MKLSVSPPPYEGAPVVVFISGLGGSGSYWLPQQAALEPEYQVVCYDQRGTGNNPDTLPEGYSLAQMADELAQALADAGIARYSVVGHALGALVGLQLALDRPDALTALVCVNGWLTLNAHTRRCFDVRERLLHSGGAQAWVEAQPLFLYPADWMAARAPRLEAEEALALAHFQGKTNLLRRLSALKKADFRRQSARIRCPVHIICSADDVLVPSVCSAELHAALPHAHKTVMRQGGHACNVTEPDTFNTLLLNGLASLLHSPEPAL, encoded by the coding sequence ATGAAACTTTCCGTCTCGCCGCCGCCGTACGAGGGTGCGCCCGTGGTGGTCTTTATTTCCGGTCTCGGCGGCAGCGGCAGCTACTGGCTGCCCCAGCAGGCCGCGCTGGAGCCGGAGTATCAGGTGGTGTGCTATGACCAGCGGGGAACGGGCAATAACCCCGACACCCTGCCGGAGGGTTACAGCCTTGCGCAGATGGCAGACGAGCTCGCCCAGGCGCTGGCTGACGCAGGCATTGCGCGCTACAGCGTCGTCGGGCACGCGCTCGGCGCGCTGGTCGGCCTGCAACTGGCCCTCGACAGGCCCGACGCCCTCACCGCGCTGGTGTGCGTCAACGGCTGGCTGACCCTCAATGCCCACACCCGCCGCTGTTTTGACGTTCGCGAGCGGCTGCTGCATTCCGGCGGCGCGCAGGCGTGGGTCGAGGCGCAGCCGCTGTTTCTCTACCCGGCAGACTGGATGGCCGCCCGCGCGCCGCGTCTGGAGGCCGAAGAAGCGCTGGCGCTGGCCCATTTCCAGGGTAAAACCAACCTGCTGCGCAGGCTCAGCGCCCTGAAAAAAGCCGACTTCCGCCGCCAGTCCGCACGCATTCGCTGCCCGGTTCACATTATCTGTTCCGCCGACGACGTGCTGGTGCCGTCCGTCTGTTCCGCTGAACTGCACGCCGCCCTCCCGCACGCCCACAAAACGGTCATGCGCCAGGGCGGACATGCCTGCAACGTCACCGAGCCGGACACCTTTAACACCCTGCTGCTGAACGGGCTTGCCAGCCTGCTGCACAGCCCTGAACCCGCTTTATAA
- a CDS encoding con-10 family general stress protein, with product MANHRGGSGNFAEDRERASEAGRKGGQSSGGNFKNDPQRASEAGKKGGKNSHGSNK from the coding sequence ATGGCAAACCATCGTGGTGGTTCAGGTAATTTCGCTGAAGACCGTGAAAGAGCATCAGAAGCAGGTCGTAAAGGTGGCCAGTCTAGCGGGGGTAACTTCAAGAACGACCCTCAGCGCGCATCAGAGGCTGGTAAAAAAGGGGGTAAAAATAGCCACGGCAGCAATAAGTAG
- the agp gene encoding bifunctional glucose-1-phosphatase/inositol phosphatase: MRKALLAVAVAGTLSMTFGAQAQETPKGYQLEQVLIMSRHNLRAPLANNGSVLEQSTPKQWPEWDVPGGQLTTKGGVLEVYMGHYMREWLAEQGMVKTGECPPADSVYAYANSLQRTVATAQFFITGAFPGCDVPVHHQEKMGTMDPTFNPVITDNSPEFREKALKAMESERQKMQLGESYKLLEQMTNYADSPSCKEKKVCSLADAKDTFSADYEKEPGVSGPLKVGNSLVDAFTLQYYEGFPADQVAWGEIKTDQQWRVLSKLKNGYQDSLFTSTEVAQNVAKPLVKYIDKTLVTEQAKAPKITLLVGHDSNIASLLTALDFKPYQLHDQQERTPIGGKIVFQRWHDKNSNQELMKIEYVYQSAEQLRNASVLSLQSPAQRVTLELKGCPVDANGFCPVDKFNAVMNNAAK, from the coding sequence ATGAGAAAAGCACTACTCGCAGTGGCCGTGGCAGGTACCCTTTCAATGACCTTTGGGGCACAGGCGCAGGAGACGCCGAAAGGCTATCAGCTAGAGCAGGTGTTAATCATGAGCCGTCACAACCTGCGCGCGCCGCTCGCTAACAACGGCAGCGTGCTGGAGCAGTCCACGCCGAAGCAGTGGCCGGAGTGGGACGTGCCGGGCGGTCAGCTCACCACCAAAGGCGGCGTGCTGGAAGTCTATATGGGCCATTACATGCGCGAGTGGCTGGCAGAGCAGGGGATGGTGAAGACGGGAGAGTGTCCGCCAGCGGATAGCGTTTATGCTTACGCCAACAGCCTGCAGCGTACTGTCGCCACCGCGCAGTTCTTTATCACCGGCGCGTTCCCGGGCTGCGACGTACCCGTGCATCATCAGGAAAAAATGGGCACCATGGATCCGACCTTTAATCCGGTGATTACCGATAACTCGCCGGAATTCCGCGAAAAAGCACTCAAGGCGATGGAGTCCGAGCGGCAGAAAATGCAGCTTGGTGAAAGCTATAAGCTGCTGGAGCAGATGACGAACTACGCTGACTCTCCGTCCTGCAAAGAGAAAAAGGTCTGCTCGCTGGCAGACGCGAAAGATACCTTTAGCGCCGACTATGAAAAAGAGCCTGGCGTATCCGGGCCGCTGAAGGTGGGTAACTCGCTGGTGGATGCGTTCACGCTGCAGTATTACGAAGGGTTTCCGGCCGACCAGGTGGCCTGGGGTGAAATCAAGACCGACCAGCAGTGGCGCGTGCTGTCGAAGCTGAAGAACGGCTATCAGGACTCGCTGTTTACCTCCACCGAGGTGGCGCAAAACGTGGCGAAGCCGCTGGTGAAATATATTGATAAAACGCTGGTCACCGAACAGGCGAAAGCACCTAAGATTACTCTGCTGGTAGGGCACGATTCGAACATCGCTTCACTGCTCACCGCGCTGGATTTCAAGCCGTATCAGCTGCATGACCAGCAGGAACGGACCCCGATCGGCGGCAAGATTGTCTTCCAGCGTTGGCACGACAAAAACAGCAATCAGGAGCTGATGAAAATTGAGTATGTCTACCAGAGCGCGGAGCAGCTGCGCAACGCCAGCGTGCTGTCATTGCAGTCACCCGCGCAGCGCGTGACGCTGGAGCTGAAGGGCTGTCCGGTGGACGCGAACGGCTTCTGTCCGGTTGATAAATTCAATGCGGTCATGAATAACGCGGCGAAGTAA
- a CDS encoding DedA family protein gives MAWFDNLLNHFALYPAHLFALLFVMALSKSTVLISSVLPPASVMLLAGIGVSQGSMHPALAWLAVVLGATAGSVLNYHIGQLMGHTRLVARFTAKHAATFLRVQHQLQKNGVIVLFTSRFLAVLRYVVPLAAGMLRLNAVKVYVVSLLSACAWAALYLGAVTGISAF, from the coding sequence ATGGCGTGGTTTGATAATCTGCTGAATCATTTTGCGCTTTATCCGGCACATCTGTTCGCGCTGTTATTCGTAATGGCGCTGAGCAAGTCCACGGTGCTGATCTCCTCCGTGCTGCCACCCGCCTCGGTGATGCTGCTGGCGGGCATCGGCGTCAGCCAGGGGAGCATGCACCCGGCGCTGGCGTGGCTCGCCGTGGTGCTGGGGGCAACGGCGGGTTCGGTGCTGAACTACCATATCGGCCAGTTGATGGGGCACACCCGGCTTGTCGCGCGCTTTACGGCGAAGCATGCCGCTACGTTTTTACGGGTTCAGCATCAGCTGCAAAAAAACGGTGTCATCGTACTGTTTACGTCGCGCTTTCTGGCGGTGTTGCGTTATGTCGTGCCGCTGGCGGCGGGGATGCTCAGGCTGAACGCCGTCAAAGTTTACGTCGTCAGCCTGCTTTCCGCCTGTGCATGGGCGGCGCTGTATCTCGGTGCGGTCACCGGCATCAGCGCCTTTTGA
- a CDS encoding winged helix-turn-helix transcriptional regulator: MKRTRLEESTCPVARSLDIIGDWWSLLIVRDALRGIKRFGEFQKSLGIAKNMLTSRLKLLVDEGILRLQPASDGSAWQEYVLTDKGRALQTVLVALSQWGNEFLFAENECGTVLVDSEQRKPLRKLALIADDGRELTPEEIVAKLPS; encoded by the coding sequence GTGAAACGCACCCGCCTTGAAGAGAGCACCTGCCCCGTCGCCCGTTCGCTGGATATCATTGGCGACTGGTGGTCGCTGCTGATCGTTCGCGACGCGCTGCGCGGGATTAAACGCTTCGGCGAGTTTCAGAAAAGCCTCGGTATCGCAAAAAACATGCTCACCTCGCGGCTGAAGCTGCTGGTCGATGAAGGCATCCTCCGGCTTCAGCCCGCCTCCGACGGCAGCGCCTGGCAGGAATACGTTCTGACCGACAAGGGACGCGCGCTCCAGACGGTGCTGGTTGCTCTCTCCCAGTGGGGCAATGAATTTTTGTTCGCGGAAAACGAATGCGGCACCGTTCTCGTCGATAGCGAACAGCGCAAACCCCTGCGTAAACTGGCGCTTATCGCCGACGATGGGCGCGAACTGACGCCTGAAGAGATCGTGGCTAAACTCCCCTCCTGA
- the rutG gene encoding pyrimidine utilization transport protein G has protein sequence MFGFPHWQLKSTSTEAGVVAPDERLPLGQTMVMGVQHAVAMFGATVLMPMLMGLDPNLSILMSGIGTLLFFFVTGGRVPSYLGSSAAFVGVVIATTGFNGQGINPNLSVALGGIIACGLVYTLIGLVVMKIGTRWIERMMPPVVTGAVVMAIGLNLAPIAVKSVSASPFESWMAVITVLCIGLVAVFTRGMIQRLLILVGLIVACLIYALLANVFGMGKPVDFTLLHQAAWFGLPQVTSPTFNTQAMMLIAPVAVILVAENLGHLKAVAGMTGRSMDPFMGRAFVGDGLATMLSGSVGGSGVTTYAENIGVMAVTKVYSTLVFVAAAVMAILLGFSPKFGALIHTIPSPVIGGASIVVFGLIAVAGARIWVQHRVDLSQNSNLIMVAVTLVLGAGDFALTLGGFTIGGIGTATFGAILLNALLSRRMAAAPQAAAAHQDS, from the coding sequence ATGTTCGGATTTCCCCACTGGCAGTTGAAATCGACCTCCACTGAAGCAGGCGTGGTCGCGCCGGATGAACGCCTCCCGCTCGGGCAAACCATGGTGATGGGCGTCCAGCATGCAGTCGCGATGTTTGGCGCGACGGTATTGATGCCGATGCTGATGGGGCTCGATCCCAACCTGTCTATTCTGATGTCGGGAATCGGCACCCTGCTGTTCTTTTTTGTTACCGGCGGGCGCGTGCCCAGCTATCTGGGCTCCAGTGCCGCTTTTGTCGGCGTGGTGATCGCCACTACCGGTTTTAACGGCCAGGGGATCAACCCCAACCTGAGCGTGGCCCTCGGCGGCATCATCGCCTGCGGGCTGGTCTATACCCTGATTGGTCTCGTTGTGATGAAGATCGGCACGCGCTGGATCGAACGGATGATGCCCCCCGTCGTCACCGGCGCGGTGGTGATGGCGATAGGCCTGAACCTCGCGCCGATTGCGGTGAAAAGCGTCTCCGCTTCGCCGTTTGAAAGCTGGATGGCGGTGATCACGGTGCTGTGCATCGGCCTGGTGGCAGTCTTTACGCGCGGGATGATCCAGCGTCTGCTGATCCTGGTCGGGCTGATTGTCGCCTGTCTGATCTACGCCCTGCTGGCGAACGTGTTCGGCATGGGCAAGCCGGTCGATTTTACCCTGCTTCATCAGGCCGCCTGGTTCGGTCTGCCGCAGGTGACCTCGCCCACCTTTAACACGCAGGCGATGATGCTTATCGCCCCGGTGGCGGTGATCCTGGTGGCGGAAAACTTAGGGCACCTGAAGGCGGTCGCGGGAATGACCGGGCGCAGCATGGATCCGTTCATGGGCCGCGCGTTCGTCGGCGACGGGCTGGCGACCATGCTCTCAGGCTCCGTGGGCGGCAGCGGCGTGACCACCTACGCGGAAAACATCGGCGTGATGGCGGTGACCAAGGTCTACTCAACGCTGGTCTTCGTGGCGGCGGCGGTAATGGCGATCCTTCTTGGTTTCTCACCGAAGTTCGGCGCGCTGATTCACACCATTCCGTCACCGGTCATCGGCGGCGCGTCGATTGTGGTGTTCGGGCTGATCGCCGTGGCCGGAGCGCGCATTTGGGTGCAGCATCGGGTTGACCTTAGCCAGAACAGCAACCTGATCATGGTGGCCGTCACGCTGGTGCTGGGCGCGGGCGATTTTGCCCTGACGCTGGGCGGGTTTACGATTGGCGGGATTGGTACGGCGACCTTCGGCGCGATCCTGCTTAACGCCCTGCTGAGCCGCCGGATGGCTGCCGCGCCGCAGGCCGCCGCGGCGCATCAGGATTCGTGA
- a CDS encoding GNAT family N-acetyltransferase, which yields MFSEGTDYDFGDFDCGEPSLNAFLREHLVRQHNGRILRAYLLKERDHPRVLGYYTLSGSCFERAMLPSKTQQRRIPYLNVPSVTLGRLAIHKELQGNEWGTTLVAHAMRVVYLASQAVGVHGIFVDALSEQAKRFYLKLGFIPLAGENSHSLFFPTKAIERLFEQA from the coding sequence ATGTTTTCAGAGGGAACCGACTATGATTTCGGGGATTTTGATTGTGGTGAACCCTCGCTAAATGCCTTCCTGAGAGAACACCTGGTACGCCAGCACAATGGACGTATTCTACGAGCCTACCTGCTTAAAGAGCGCGACCATCCGCGCGTGCTGGGCTATTACACGCTATCGGGAAGTTGCTTTGAGAGAGCGATGCTTCCTTCTAAGACCCAGCAGCGTCGGATCCCTTATCTCAACGTACCCAGCGTGACGCTGGGACGTCTGGCTATTCATAAAGAACTACAGGGAAACGAGTGGGGAACAACGCTTGTTGCACACGCTATGCGGGTGGTTTACCTGGCGTCGCAGGCTGTGGGAGTACATGGAATATTTGTTGATGCCCTTAGCGAGCAGGCTAAACGATTTTATCTGAAGCTGGGGTTCATCCCGCTGGCAGGCGAAAACAGCCATTCTTTGTTCTTCCCGACAAAAGCTATCGAACGACTGTTTGAGCAGGCGTGA
- a CDS encoding malonic semialdehyde reductase: MSEAITPAALETLFTGARTHNGWLDMPVSDETLREMYDLMKWGPTSANCSPARIVFVRSAEGKEKLRPALSSGNLEKTLTAPVTAIVAWDGEFYERLPELFPHGDARSWFTASPALAEETAFRNSSMQAAYLIFACRALGLDTGPMSGFDRQKVDEAFFTGTTLKSNLLINIGYGDTRKLYGRLPRLTFDDACGLA; this comes from the coding sequence ATGAGCGAAGCCATTACCCCCGCCGCGCTGGAAACGCTGTTCACCGGTGCCCGCACCCACAACGGCTGGCTGGATATGCCGGTCAGCGACGAGACGCTGCGCGAGATGTATGACCTGATGAAATGGGGCCCAACGTCTGCCAACTGCTCACCGGCGCGCATTGTCTTTGTGCGAAGCGCAGAGGGAAAAGAGAAGCTGCGCCCGGCGCTCTCCAGCGGCAACCTCGAGAAAACGCTTACCGCCCCGGTGACAGCGATTGTTGCCTGGGACGGGGAATTCTACGAGCGCCTGCCCGAGCTGTTCCCGCACGGCGATGCCAGAAGCTGGTTTACCGCAAGCCCCGCGCTGGCGGAAGAGACGGCCTTTCGCAACAGCTCAATGCAGGCCGCGTATCTGATTTTCGCCTGCCGCGCACTCGGCCTGGACACCGGGCCGATGTCGGGCTTTGACCGACAAAAGGTCGACGAGGCCTTTTTCACCGGCACAACGCTTAAAAGCAACCTGCTGATCAACATTGGCTATGGCGATACGCGCAAACTTTACGGGCGCCTGCCGCGCCTGACCTTCGACGATGCCTGCGGACTGGCGTAA
- a CDS encoding DMT family transporter — MSVSRFKFSIKPQEAILILITMFWGGTFLAVQYAVTLSDPFFFVGLRFATAAIAVGLISLKTLRGLSLKELKAGVAIGVAIAMGYSLQTWGLQTISSSKSAFITAMYVPLVPLLQWLCLGRLPGLMSCIGIVLAFIGLILLAGPENNLLALGPGEIITLVGAIAIAAEIILISAWAGKVDVKRVTVVQLATASLVAFATMVPAGESVPPMSTGLVVVALGLGIFSAIIQVTMNWAQRSVSPTRATVIYTGEPVWAGIFGRLAGERLPLLALVGAAFIVAGVLVSELKLRKRGREASHLTAEKGLD, encoded by the coding sequence ATGTCCGTCTCACGCTTTAAATTCTCCATAAAACCGCAGGAAGCCATCCTTATTCTCATCACCATGTTCTGGGGCGGGACCTTTCTTGCCGTCCAGTACGCGGTGACCCTCAGCGATCCGTTCTTTTTTGTCGGCCTGCGCTTTGCGACGGCGGCGATAGCCGTGGGGCTGATCTCCCTTAAAACGCTGCGGGGTCTGTCGCTGAAGGAACTCAAGGCCGGCGTGGCGATTGGAGTTGCGATAGCGATGGGCTACAGCCTGCAGACGTGGGGATTGCAGACCATCTCCAGCAGCAAATCCGCTTTTATTACCGCCATGTACGTGCCGCTGGTGCCGCTGCTGCAATGGTTATGCCTCGGGCGGCTACCGGGGCTGATGTCCTGCATTGGCATCGTGCTGGCGTTTATCGGCCTGATTTTATTAGCCGGGCCGGAAAATAACCTGCTGGCGCTGGGGCCGGGCGAGATCATTACCCTCGTCGGGGCCATTGCCATCGCGGCGGAAATTATTCTGATCAGCGCCTGGGCTGGGAAAGTGGACGTCAAGCGCGTGACGGTGGTGCAGCTCGCAACGGCGTCGCTGGTGGCCTTCGCGACGATGGTGCCAGCCGGGGAATCCGTGCCGCCGATGTCCACGGGGCTGGTGGTGGTCGCGCTGGGGCTTGGCATCTTCAGCGCCATTATCCAGGTGACCATGAACTGGGCGCAGCGCAGCGTATCGCCAACGCGAGCGACGGTGATCTACACCGGTGAACCGGTCTGGGCGGGGATTTTCGGACGACTGGCCGGCGAGCGTTTACCGCTGCTGGCGCTGGTGGGCGCGGCGTTTATTGTCGCCGGGGTGCTGGTGAGCGAACTAAAGCTCAGAAAGCGGGGGCGTGAAGCGAGTCATTTGACTGCTGAAAAAGGTTTAGATTGA
- a CDS encoding type II toxin-antitoxin system TacA family antitoxin, translating into MPALKKQRIDLRLTDEDKTMIEEAAAMTNQTITQFMVNSASERAAEVIEQHRRLVLNEASWNAVMDAIDNPPEPNERLKRAAKRLRNME; encoded by the coding sequence ATGCCAGCACTTAAAAAACAGCGTATCGATCTTCGCTTAACGGACGAAGACAAAACAATGATTGAAGAAGCGGCGGCGATGACGAATCAAACGATCACCCAGTTTATGGTGAACAGTGCGTCAGAGCGTGCTGCAGAGGTCATCGAGCAGCACCGTCGTCTCGTGTTAAACGAAGCCTCCTGGAATGCGGTGATGGATGCTATCGACAATCCGCCAGAGCCAAATGAACGCCTCAAGCGAGCGGCAAAACGTCTTCGAAACATGGAGTGA
- the rutF gene encoding NADH-dependent FMN reductase RutF produces the protein MTPDKQTFRDAMACVGAAVNIITTDGPAGMAGFTASAVCSVTDSPPTLLVCLNRGASVWPTFSENRTLCVNTLSAGQEPLSNLFGGKTPMAERFTAARWQTGDTGCPRLEDALASFDCRISQVVSVGTHDILFCDIVSIIRHPAPQGLVWFDRSYHALMRPAC, from the coding sequence ATGACACCCGATAAACAAACCTTTCGCGACGCCATGGCCTGCGTCGGCGCGGCGGTCAACATCATCACCACCGACGGCCCGGCGGGGATGGCGGGCTTCACCGCCAGCGCGGTATGCAGCGTCACGGATTCCCCTCCCACCCTGCTGGTGTGCCTGAACCGCGGCGCGTCGGTCTGGCCCACGTTCAGCGAAAACCGCACCTTGTGCGTGAATACCCTGAGTGCCGGACAGGAGCCTTTATCCAATCTGTTTGGCGGCAAAACGCCGATGGCGGAACGCTTTACCGCCGCCCGCTGGCAGACGGGCGACACGGGCTGCCCGCGTCTGGAGGATGCGCTGGCCTCGTTTGACTGCCGCATCAGCCAGGTGGTCAGCGTCGGTACCCACGACATTCTGTTTTGCGACATCGTATCGATTATTCGCCACCCCGCACCGCAAGGTCTGGTGTGGTTTGACCGCAGCTACCACGCGCTTATGCGACCCGCCTGCTAA
- a CDS encoding winged helix-turn-helix transcriptional regulator, producing MAEMLEVCCEKKSEAYTCPMTQFVNLISGKWAIPILYRLIVFNTPVRFGDLLRAAAPITQKELTKQLRLFEQRGLVTRTVYPEIPPRVEYQITELGLTLQDALSPLAAWMSEYGDQLER from the coding sequence ATGGCAGAAATGCTGGAGGTGTGCTGCGAAAAAAAATCTGAGGCGTATACCTGCCCGATGACGCAGTTTGTCAACCTGATATCCGGTAAATGGGCGATCCCCATTCTCTATCGCCTGATTGTGTTCAACACGCCTGTACGCTTTGGCGATCTGCTGCGTGCCGCTGCCCCCATCACGCAGAAAGAGCTGACGAAGCAGCTCCGCCTGTTTGAGCAGCGCGGGCTGGTGACGCGGACGGTCTACCCGGAGATCCCCCCGCGCGTGGAGTATCAAATTACCGAGCTGGGGTTAACCCTCCAGGATGCGCTCTCGCCGCTGGCCGCCTGGATGAGCGAGTACGGCGACCAGCTTGAGCGTTAG
- the wrbA gene encoding NAD(P)H:quinone oxidoreductase has translation MAKVLVLYYSMYGHIETMAHAVAEGANRVDGVEVVVKRVPETMQAEAFAKAGGKTQNAPVATPQELAEYDAIIFGTPTRFGNMSGQMRTFLDQTGGLWASGALYGKLASVFSSTGTGGGQEQTITSTWTTLAHHGMVIVPIGYGAQELFDVSQVRGGTPYGATTIAGGDGSRQPSNEELSIARYQGEYVAGLAKKLNG, from the coding sequence ATGGCAAAAGTTCTGGTGCTCTATTATTCCATGTATGGACACATTGAAACCATGGCTCACGCGGTAGCAGAAGGTGCAAACAGAGTGGACGGCGTTGAGGTTGTGGTAAAACGCGTACCGGAAACCATGCAGGCGGAAGCGTTCGCCAAAGCCGGGGGAAAAACACAAAATGCCCCGGTCGCCACCCCGCAGGAGCTGGCGGAGTATGATGCCATTATCTTCGGCACCCCGACCCGCTTCGGCAATATGTCAGGCCAGATGCGTACCTTCCTCGATCAAACCGGCGGGCTCTGGGCATCCGGGGCGCTGTACGGCAAACTCGCCAGCGTATTCAGCTCTACCGGTACCGGCGGCGGCCAGGAGCAGACGATTACCTCAACCTGGACTACCCTTGCTCATCATGGGATGGTGATTGTGCCAATTGGCTACGGCGCGCAGGAGCTGTTTGACGTTTCCCAGGTGCGCGGCGGGACGCCGTACGGCGCAACCACCATTGCCGGTGGGGATGGCTCACGTCAGCCAAGCAATGAAGAACTCTCCATCGCCCGCTATCAGGGTGAATACGTCGCGGGTCTCGCTAAAAAACTGAACGGCTAA
- a CDS encoding YccJ family protein, translating to MPTQESKAHHVGEWASLRNTSPEIAEAIFEVANYDEKLAEQIWEEGNDEVLIRAFEKTDKDSLFWGEQTIERKNV from the coding sequence ATGCCAACACAGGAATCCAAAGCTCACCACGTGGGCGAATGGGCAAGTTTACGCAACACCTCTCCGGAGATTGCCGAAGCCATCTTTGAAGTCGCGAACTACGACGAAAAGCTGGCCGAGCAGATTTGGGAAGAAGGCAACGATGAAGTGCTGATTCGCGCCTTCGAAAAAACGGACAAAGACTCGCTCTTCTGGGGCGAGCAAACCATCGAACGTAAAAACGTCTAA
- a CDS encoding SDR family NAD(P)-dependent oxidoreductase encodes MTTQITTALITGASSGIGAVYADRLAARGANLVLVARREDRLKTLAADLRARYGVAVAILVADLSDEAGIRAVENELRHNTAIDTLVNNAGTAQMAPFLAGDVAQHQAINTLNTTALMRLTYAILPRLAQNNRGTLINIASVLSLHVRAGSALYSATKAWVLSFTRGLQEEFADSSVHIQAVLPAATATEIWSHSGVTVNDLPEGSVMTTDDMVDASLAGLDQGEQITIPPMHDAALWDRYEAARLELFNSARTGVPAPRYVKQ; translated from the coding sequence ATGACTACGCAAATCACCACCGCCTTAATTACCGGCGCCTCTTCCGGGATCGGGGCCGTCTATGCCGATCGCCTGGCCGCGCGCGGCGCTAACCTGGTCCTGGTCGCCCGCCGCGAGGATCGCCTGAAAACCCTCGCCGCCGACCTGCGCGCGCGCTATGGCGTGGCCGTCGCTATACTGGTGGCCGATCTCAGCGATGAAGCCGGGATCCGCGCCGTGGAAAATGAACTGCGTCACAATACCGCCATCGATACGCTGGTAAACAACGCGGGCACCGCGCAGATGGCCCCGTTCCTCGCGGGCGATGTGGCGCAGCATCAGGCCATCAACACCCTCAACACCACGGCGCTGATGCGTCTGACCTACGCCATCCTGCCCCGCCTGGCGCAGAACAATCGCGGGACGCTGATCAATATCGCCTCGGTGTTATCGCTCCATGTCCGTGCGGGCAGCGCGCTGTACAGCGCCACCAAAGCCTGGGTACTGAGCTTTACCCGCGGACTGCAGGAAGAATTTGCCGATAGCAGCGTGCACATTCAGGCCGTGCTGCCCGCCGCGACGGCGACGGAGATCTGGAGCCATTCAGGGGTTACGGTGAACGATCTGCCGGAAGGGTCGGTGATGACCACCGACGATATGGTCGATGCGTCACTGGCGGGTCTGGATCAGGGCGAACAGATCACTATTCCGCCGATGCATGACGCCGCCCTGTGGGATCGCTACGAAGCGGCACGCCTTGAGCTGTTTAACAGCGCGCGCACCGGGGTTCCGGCACCGCGCTACGTGAAACAGTAG